gggcccagccgctccgtggcatgtggggtcctcccggaccggggcacgaacccgtgtcccctgtgtcggcaggcggactcccaaccactgcgccaccagggaagcccgaagctgagctcttgaactggagtgacccttccgagagggtctgtgttgggctacgatggcctgaccttcacactccacgtcaatcatttcttgccgtgcacctcgggtgaggaacccaggcaatttccaaactcactgccagctgaaggctttctgtgggatgcacccccagcagctggggccacaagtccttcgttgaagaaatgcaccccacgtggatatttcaaatggaacggtgtctttcaaaacatactctccaatctcctcattatatagatcctgtggccaaaaataggaagtcacataaagtcccatattaacaacccccccagccaaatacttcttttcacagaaaccacagtaccctccacaaagtgcacatttgatcaggccactcccctattgaaaacatatcatggctttgcatccctccaaggtcagaaatcaaaatcctttaaatggacctcaaagccttgcatgccgtggcccctgctgtgttccccagcatcacatcacgcttgctgtgccagccacgacactgccttcaatatgcctcccaccatagcacgtcttcaacaatcctgtgaaggaccttattttgctgtagggaaaaaaaaccctttctagtatgtatgtgtgttgccagacttgaagtttgggacattggtcagtctgtaatcaaccatccattgcctcattgcacttgcagctgcagaattgctaccatggtgatgaatattgctgtccaaaatattggccttgatctgatagggtgtactgacttgctacccaaattgatgtctccctccagaggaagatgcctgttgctttgaaatacgtaggtatctgtgcacgtgtctcttgatgaactgtcaagatagaaaaggaaatccagagaaagtgccaggcagggcacgttgcagtgggcaagtccccacctccactttactactgcactggaggtgtaaactgtgtcaactgtgggtctgctcagcgaacgccctgcatagtggactaactaggttcacgttaaagaagtcctttggggtgagggagtgagaatgcctaatacacgctaagaaagacaaaaggtaaagccaagggtacagaatcctaagatgaagctgttttaagtaggctgattcagcctctggcatagtgaaaatctggggctctgagtcaaaggcttgggaaagagttcccctttatctccctcctctaccccgtaactcctcacatttccggaaggcttcccccaaatccctctcaggtcttagagaacatggctctttctctcctcttaccaagacccagtgcttcaagagtgaactccaaggacacattgatccccgcaatctattggtctttgtgtatcggaaatcacaagatgggattttccagccacccaccagagcaactgagaagggcttcctctcatcctcccaagctaccactcctcccagaatccgtatcttatttctcacctcctccacctctaccacttaatttgctctgcagagaaagtccctaagttttactggaaacccaacttccatcctagtagaccctgttgtcacagaagggaatgagcagagaattgcaaggctagcagatgactccccggttcatacaaagacacatggggcttccctggtggcgcagtggttgggagtccacctgccgatggaggggacacgggttcgtgtccctgtccgggaagatcctacatgccgtggagccgctgggcccgtgagccatggccgctgagcctgtgcgtccggagcctgtgctctgcaatgggagaggccacagcagcgagaggcccgcataccgcaaaaaaagaaacccccaaaacaaaaaacacacatggttctcagaggcattcttctcaaatccaacggtggttaactgttatcaacagttactctaatccaactgttatcaactgttgttaacaattgaatgattttcatggactcatgaaatttatttacaacttttttttaaattggaaagacttttttatgatgggcatttaagaatgcataatctcagtatgaaatgagatttcataatctcatttatgattttttttatttttagaatcgctttccacatgcatacataatttgcatagttcatcagtacagagcattttggattattctgttattccttaacaatacctctaaacctttcttgtgttcctggatagtgagtatttatgtcccttagtttctttatcttatagttcttgaaagatctctttcagactttgtcatccatctcttgtgcatatattgaaaggaaaacaacagtgaaacaaattggttgagatatttctaaggcagtgactgccacttggctgacagcagtataaaaatcatcctgatgtcagagatgttaaaataaaatggaaacgataatacattcccatggacATACCCTTTGCATAATAGAAAAATTCCCACTCTGTTGaagcttttcctcccagaccatccctcccttctttttaccctacagaaatccagtattgtgaattttgtgtttatcatgtccttgtttttttctccccttttagcaaatgtgtgctaaacatggaagccaaccagggctttgtctgcctctcaatggtcatgtgtgagccttgtttctgaaccaggaatgactctgaagctcctaaagaaggagaggatcttactggatgtcttacttagagtccctgaactggtggcggactggctgttcctcagtttgcgagctgtcctcccgtcctttgtcaactttggagtttccatggccagatgaggaccagtgggaggatgatttctgggtcttgtcccctcctgtcctgtggtgaccttcacgtgtcctgcggtgatgggaacttttcctcgatgaagacgtgtccttcttttctttttttctctccaggcttcatccctggggtggaagcccttctggcttccatcccgttcagacatgtagccttcagtctgcaaggtggagaccacggggtctgcgaccttcccttcagctcttccagcagcaggcttgctggttgtgactgcaactggcaacaccatgctcatgctgctctctggaccatctgccaccgtcgaggatgtgctggcaacatcCGCCAAGACGAGGTTCGTGTCCTGCAAGGATAAGCTGGCAGCACCTGTAAtgtcctcgccggatccgctttctcctggatccttgatggtggctccagccaggccaatggccattcctgccgctgatccttcggcgctttccacggctgcatttaatccatggggggcacctgcagtggcctcaccggatccgctttctcctggatccttgataatggcttccgccaggcccatggtcattcctgccgctgaagacttcggcacttttcacggctgcacttgatctatgggggcacctgcaatggcctcgccggatccgctttctcctggatccttgatggtggctcccgccagaccggtggtcatccctgccgctgatccttcggcgcttttcacggctgcagttgatccatggggggcacctgcaatggcctcgccggatccactttctcctggatccttgataatggctcccgccaggcccatggtcattcctgccgctgaatacttcggtgcttttcacggctgcacttgatctatgggggcacctgcagtggcctcgccggatccgctttctcctggatccttgatggtggctcccgccaggcccacggtcatccctcctgctgatccttcggcgctttttgtgggtccagtcacgtcacgaagcttgtgaatcccagcctcatcctgatccctttctctgtggagctctgtggtctgagccaaggggaggagaatcaggtaagatagagatgacagaaagtgagatctgaactgtctgctcctctctcctcctggagctgagcaactcaagggcttatacttagaataacctttgaaatcacccagtctaagctcccattggatgcaagatcccatctactgcacgactgtcaaacggccactccattttacttgaacagtcccagggtcagggaaagcactgatacaattctccatgatatacactttaattttatacccttgtgcttctctctctgcaggacagactcctagaagtggggttcctgggtcaagggatgcacaccttctgcattttggtgactacacgggttgggctgatttgaatcagcatgtcggcgtcacggggagacacaacgaaggaaggacttcctaactgtgaatgatgttccacaactgatgagactacctgggctggggtaagtgttcaagaagcgaccagacaatcaggatgctgtagaagggattacagccctggtgatgagaccagtgcagctgatatgatacctaaggtctctctgaaattcagccctgtgggacaaggtggagaagcactcggaacctctccagtgtggtgaatcccatagtgatagctcgtttgtccctgacccttttcaacaatagaaggtatttcccaggcgagtctcagagagcaccaaaggctatgaaggccctgctctcccaaagcaccctgccccgggttcttgagtctctgtgggtgcttcccactaggattttggcatcctctgtagtcgctgcatctccagtttggagcatcggggtactgctgtaactgactaccggtggtctcaggatatagacaagcttttcccaatgggaaaagaggtctttttgtgcatcggaagaggggcacagctgcagatagaaagtacggccggtagcaagattcaggcacagctgctgtttctcacggttgtggatggagatcttgacaaacttcaagggaagcagcctggtgagctctagggtcttcaggggcttgcaacctctccccttggtgatcccggcgcatctgacatgctcgtcacagactttcgttgtttgggccagcagcatgacgtcaggtagtgggaagagggggctggtggatgcgacgcccacagtcacccttcggacgcggttgtctaggtcaatcagttctccttccttgctgacctggataaagtcgctctcaaacatgggagcgtacttgaaaatgtcatactctcctccctcgtacagttgtcgttgcaggacccccatggaggtcctcaacacccccactgaacagtagctattggccatgtaatgaggtgaactcccactgctcatggctctcttcgttcaagacagagccaccagccacaaattgagtctcggagagagagagggaacgaaagcaactcgtcacctccctgcaggactctgccagagtctcttggcccgaccatatttataccgcaagtcctttgtgacccgtcaccatcacatcgcacaccccttggttgagcctccaagtccccacccccttggggcaggctcaccagcctccccctaaaccaaccaccatgtccatagggaacaggctgaccctgccagggtataggtgtgggtaggctggatagtctttgtaatcaaaaggttgagaaaaccctcctgcttttgtaaatatctgggtggtttccagtcttgttgttgttacaaatctccctgcagggatcatcttcgtgcttctgctgaatgatgtcctggggataaaatcctggaagtggactgtgtccttgctaagggcaggcatcctatgggaattgctgttctctgtgcccccagcgtatataacacagtgctggcaggaacttagaaagagtgctacctgtcagagtcccattggtactgtcatttccaggatatggagaattttctcacccattttctcttttcaaggaggctaacttttgtttatatttacatttatatttatattttttacagttttagaaactttttattgtgaaatataacacacattcatgaaagtgcagaaaccataaatatagcttaatgagtaacaagaaagtgaacacccttgtagctgccacccagagcaagaaatagaaccctgccagcccctcttctgcatgctccctccccacaaagggaacccaaacttggtttgtattttttttcttttccttcttcttttttattgatgtatagttgatttacaatgttgtgttaatttgtgttgtgttaatttcttctgttaatttctgattcagttttttgtatacatacattctttttcatattcttttccattatggtttatcacaggatactgaatatagttctctgtgctctacagtaggaccgtgctgtttatccatcctgtagtttgtatctgctaatcccaaactcccaatccttccctccttgacccctgcttttttttttttttttttttttttttttgcggtacgtgggcctctcactgttgtggcctctctcgttgcggagcacaggctccggagccatggctcacgggcccagccgctccgtggcatgtggggtcctcccggaccggggcacgaacccgtgtcccctgtgtcggcaggcggactcccaaccactgcgccaccagggaagcccgaagctgagctcttgaactggagtgacccttccgagagggtctgtgttgggctacgatggcctgaccttcacactccacgtcaatcatttcttgccgtgcacctcgggtgaggaacccaggcaatttccaaactcactgccagctgaaggctttctgtgggatgcacccccagcagctggggccacaagtccttcgttgaagaaatgcaccccacgtggatatttcaaatggaacggtgtctttcaaaacatactctccaatctcctcattatatagatcctgtggccaaaaataggaagtcacataaagtcccatattaacaacccccccagccaaatacttcttttcacagaaaccacagtaccctccacaaagtgcacatttgatcaggccactcccctattgaaaacatatcatggctttgcatccctccaaggtcagaaatcaaaatcctttaaatggacctcaaagccttgcatggcgtggcccctgctgtgttccccagcatcacatcacgcttgctgtgccagccacgacactgccttcaatatgcctcccaccatagcacgtcttcaacaatcctgtgaaggaccttattttgctgtagggaaaaaaaaccctttctagtatgtatgtgtgttgccagacttgaagtttgggacattggtcagtctgtaatcaaccatccattgcctcattgcacttgcagctgcagaattgctaccatggtgatgaatattgctgtccaaaatattggccttgatctgatagggtgtactgacttgctacccaaattgatgtctccctccagaggaagatgcctgttgctttgaaatacgtaggtatctgtgcacgtgtctcttgatgaactgtcaagatagaaaaggaaatccagagaaagtgccaggcagggcacgttgcggtgggcaagtccccacctccactttactactgcactggaggtgtaaactgtgtcaactgtgggtctgctcagcgaacgccctgcatagtggactaactaggttcacgttaaagaagtcctttggggtgagggagtgagaatgcctaatacacgctaagaaagacaaaaggtaaagccaagggtacagaatcctaagatgaagctgttttaagtaggctgattcagcctctggcatagtgaaaatctggggctctgagtcaaaggcttgggaaagagttcccctttatctccctcctctaccccgtaactcctcacatttccggaaggcttcccccaaatccctctcaggtcttagagaacatggctctttctctcctcttaccaagacccactgcttcaagagtgaactccaaggacacattgatccccgcaatctattggtctttgtgtatcggaaatcacaagatgggattttccagccacccaccagagcaactgagaagggcttcctctcatcctcccaagctaccactcctcccagaatccgtatcttatttctcacctcctccacctctaccacttaatttgctctgcagagaaagtccctaagttttactggaaacccaacttccatcctagtagaccctgttgtcacagaagggaatgagcagagaattgcaaggctagcagatgactccccggttcatacaaagacacatggggcttccctggtggcgcagtggttgggagtccacctgccgatggaggggacacgggttcgtgtccctgtccgggaagatcctacatgccgtggagccgctgggcccgtgagccatggccgctgagcctgtgcgtccggagcctgtgctctgcaatgggagaggccacagcagcgagaggcccgcataccgcaaaaaaagaaacccccaaaacaaaaaacacacatggttctcagaggcattcttctcaaatccaacggtggttaactgttatcaacagttactctaatccaactgttatcaactgttgttaacaattgaatgattttcatggactcatgaaatttatttacaacttttttttaaattggaaagacttttttatgatgggcatttaagaatgcataatctcagtatgaaatgagatttcataatctcatttatgattttttttatttttagaatcgctttccacatgcatacataatttgcatagttcatcagtacagagcattttggattattctgttattccttaacaatacctctaaacctttcttgtgttcctggatagtgagtatttatgtcccttagtttctttatcttatagttcttgaaagatctctttcagactttgtcatccatctcttgtgcatatattgaaaggaaaacaacagtgaaacaaattggttgagatatttctaaggcagtgactgccatttggctgacagcagtataaaaatcatcctgatgtcagagatgttaaaataaaatggaaacgataatacattcccatggacATACCCTTTGCATAATAGAAAAATTCCCACTCTGTTGaagcttttcctcccagaccatccctcccttctttttaccctacagaaatccagtattgtgaattttgtgtttatcatgtccttgtttttttctccccttttagcaaatgtgtgctaaacatggaagccaaccagggctttgtctgcctctcaatggtcatgtgtgagccttgtttctgaaccaggaatgactctgaagctcctaaagaaggagaggatcttactggatgtcttacttagagtccctgaactggtggcggactggctgttcctcagtttgcgagctgtcctcccgtcctttgtcaactttggagtttccatggccagatgaggaccagtgggaggatgatttctgggtcttgtcccctcctgtcctgtggtgaccttcacgtgtcctgcggtgatgggaacttttcctcgatgaagacgtgtccttcttttctttttttctctccaggcttcatccctggggtggaagcccttctggcttccatcccgttcagacatgtagccttcagtctgcaaggtggagaccacggggtctgcgaccttcccttcagctcttccagcagcaggcttgctggttgtgactgcaactggcaacaccatgctcatgctgctctctggaccatctgccaccgtcgaggatgtgctggcaacatcCGCCAAGACGAGGTTCGTGTCCTGCAAGGATAAGCTGGCAGCACCTGTAAtgtcctcgccggatccgctttctcctggatccttgatggtggctccagccaggccaatggccattcctgccgctgatccttcggcgctttccacggctgcatttaatccatggggggcacctgcagtggcctcaccggatccgctttctcctggatccttgataatggcttccgccaggcccatggtcattcctgccgctgaagacttcggcacttttcacggctgcacttgatctatgggggcacctgcaatggcctcgccggatccgctttctcctggatccttgatggtggctcccgccagaccggtggtcatccctgccgctgatccttcggcgcttttcacggctgcagttgatccatggggggcacctgcaatggcctcgccggatccactttctcctggatccttgataatggctcccgccaggcccatggtcattcctgccgctgaatacttcggtgcttttcacggctgcacttgatctatgggggcacctgcagtggcctcgccggatccgctttctcctggatccttgatggtggctcccgccaggcccacggtcatccctcctgctgatccttcggcgctttttgtgggtccagtcacgtcacgaagcttgtgaatcccagcctcatcctgatccctttctctgtggagctctgtggtctgagccaaggggaggagagtcaggtaagatagagatgacagaaagtgagatctgaactgtctgctcctctctcctcctggagctgagcaactcaagggcttatacttagaataacctttgaaatcacccagtctaagctcccattggatgcaagatcccatctactgcaccactgtcaaacggccactccattttacttgaacagtcccagggtcagggaaagcactgatacaattctccatgatatacactttaattttatacccttgtgcttctctctctgcaggacagactcctagaagtggggttcctgggtcaagggatgcacaccttctgcattttggtgactacacgggttgggctgatttgaatcagcatgtcggcgtcacggggagacacaacgaaggaaggacttcctaactgtgaatgatgttccacaactgatgagactacctgggctggggtaagtgttcaagaagcgaccagacaatcaggatgctgtagaagggattacagccctggtgatgagaccagtgcagctgatatgatacctaaggtctctctgaaattcagccctgtgggacaaggtggagaagcactcggaacctctccagtgtggtgaatcccatagtgatagctcgtttgtccctgacccttttcaacaatagaaggtatttcccaggcgagtctcagagagcaccaaaggctatgaaggccctgctctcccaaagcaccctgccccgggttcttgagtctctgtgggtgcttcccactaggattttggcatcctctgtagtcgctgcatctccagtttggagcatcggggtactgctgtaactgactaccggtggtctcaggatatagacaagcttttcccaatgggaaaagaggtctttttgtgcatcggaagaggggcacagctgcagatagaaagtacggccggtagcaagattcaggcacagctgctgtttctcacggttgtggatggagatcttgacaaacttcaagggaagcagcctggtgagctctagggtcttcaggggcttgcaacctctccccttggtgatcccggcgcatctgacatgctcgtcacagactttcgttgtttgggccagcagcatgacgtcaggtagtgggaagagggggctggtggatgcgacgcccacagtcacccttcggacgcggttgtctaggtcaatcagttctccttccttgctgacctggataaagtcgctctcaaacatgggagcgtacttgaaaatgtcatactctcctccctcgtacagttgtcgttgcaggacccccatggaggtcctcaacacccccactgaacagtagctattggccatgtaatgaggtgaactcccactgctcatggctctcttcgttcaagacagagccaccagccacaaattgagtctcggagagagagagggaacgaaagcaactcgtcacctccctgcaggactctgccagagtctcttggcccgaccatatttataccgcaagtcctttgtgacccgtcaccatcacatcgcacaccccttggttgagcctccaagtccccacccccttggggcaggctcaccagcctccccctaaaccaaccaccatgtccatagggaacaggctgaccctgccagggtataggtgtgggtaggctggatagtctttgtaatcaaaaggttgagaaaaccctcctgcttttgtaaatatctgggtggtttccagtcttgttgttgttacaaatctccctgcagggatcatcttcgtgcttctgctgaatgatgtcctggggataaaatcctggaagtggactgtgtccttgctaagggcaggcatcctatgggaattgctgttctctgtgcccccagcgtatataacacagtgctggcaggaacttagaaagagtgctacctgtcagagtcccattggtactgtcatttccaggatatggagaattttctcacccattttctcttttcaaggaggctaacttttgtttatatttacatttatatttatattttttacagttttagaaactttttattgtgaaatataacacacattcatgaaagtgcagaaaccataaatatagcttaatgagtaacaagaaagtgaacacccttgtagctgccacccagagcaagaaatagaaccctgccagcccctcttctgcatgctccctccccacaaagggaacccaaacttggtttgtattttttttcttttccttcttcttttttattgatgtatagttgatttacaatgttgtgttaatttgtgttgtgttaatttcttctgttaatttctgattcagttttttgtatacatacattctttttcatattcttttccattatggtttatcacaggatactgaatatagttctctgtgctctacagtaggaccgtgctgtttatccatcctgtagtttgtatctgctaatcccaaactcccaatccttccctccttgacccctgcttttttttttttttttttttttttttgcggtacgtgggcctctcactgttgtggcctctctcgttgcggagcacaggctccggagccatggctcacgggcccagccactccgtggcatgtggggtcctcccggaccggggcacgaacccgtgtcccctgtgtcggcaggcggactcccaaccactgcgccaccagggaagcccgaagctgagctcttgaactggagtgacccttccgagagggtctgtgttgggctacgatggcctgaccttcacactccacgtcaatcatttcttgcc
This window of the Mesoplodon densirostris isolate mMesDen1 chromosome 3, mMesDen1 primary haplotype, whole genome shotgun sequence genome carries:
- the LOC132485543 gene encoding Golgi-associated RAB2 interactor protein 3-like; protein product: YMANSYCSVGVLRTSMGVLQRQLYEGGEYDIFKYAPMFESDFIQVSKEGELIDLDNRVRRVTVGVASTSPLFPLPDVMLLAQTTKVCDEHVRCAGITKGRGCKPLKTLELTRLLPLKFVKISIHNREKQQLCLNLATGRTFYLQLCPSSDAQKDLFSHWEKLVYILRPPVVSYSSTPMLQTGDAATTEDAKILTTELHRERDQDEAGIHKLRDVTGPTKRESGSGEAIAGAPHGSTAAVKSAEGSAAGMTTGLAGATIKDPGESGSGEAIAGATAGAPHGLNAAVESAEGSAAGMAIGLAGATIKDPGESGSGEDITGAASLSLQDTNLVLADVASTSSTVADGPESSMSMVLPVAVTTSKPAAGRAEGKVADPVVSTLQTEGYMSERDGSQKGFHPRDEAWREKK